DNA sequence from the Acidobacteriota bacterium genome:
CGCGAAGAGGAAAGGGTGTCGCCGAGCCTGGATCATCGGTGGCTCATGAGCTGGACGAACAGCTCCTCGAAGCGCGCGATGTCGACCTCCCTCTGGACCGTCGCCGCCCGGAGGTGGGCGGGAGGCTCGAGCAGATCGGCCCACGCTTCCCGGTCCAGGCCCTCGGGGCCGCTGTAGGCCATGAAGAAGGTCGGCACCTCCTCCGGCCGGGTCCAGACCACCGTGTGCCCGTACTTGGGCCCGTGGGTGATGTCGACGTCGAGCCACATCGTCTGGGTCTCGGTGACGATCGAGGGATCGATCAGCGCCGCCACCGCCACCTCGTCCCACATCGCCGACCACTGTGACAGATTGGGCAGAGGCTCGTAGTCGAGGTAGAGCGACTGCACGTGCTCCGTGAACGGGCCGCCGGCGGCGACTACGCGGCGCATGAGCTCGGGATGGGACAGCACCTTGAAGCCGAGCTCGCCGGGAGTGACGACGATCTCCTTCCAGGGCTCGCGCATCACGATGGCGGCCGCCTCCGGGTCCCACCACCAGTTGAGCTCGAAGCCGCCGCCGGTCGAGGCGCCCATTACATAGAGAGCCCTGGTGAGCGGCACGATGCCGGGGTCCATGCGCACGGCCAGAGCGAGATTGGTCAGGGGGCCGGCGAAGTAGAGGACCAGCTCGCCGGGATGAGCGCGGACGGTCTCGATGATGAACTCGGCGGCGCGTCCCGGGTGGGGCTCGGTCTCCGGATATCCACCCGGCGGCTCCCACACCCGCTCGGGCGGAGGAGTTCCCGGGTTGTACGTGCCGCGCCAGTTGGGAAAGGTGCCGTAGAGCGCCTCGCGCAGCTCGAGCTCGCGCCCGGTCCTGAGCAGGGGGCGCTCGGCGCCCTTGACGACCGGCACGTCGGACCGCCCGGCGAGCTCGACGGCGTGCAGCGCGAAGACCGTGGACGGCTCAACCCACTGATCGCCGCTGACGGTGGTGATGCCGAGAAGGTCGACCTGGGGCGCGTTGAGCAGCATCAGGAGCGACAGGAAGTTCGTTCCGTGCGGCCCGGCGCTGTCCTGATCGGCGAGGACCTTGATCCTGCTCTCGGCCGCGGCCGTCGGGGAAGCCGACGGAAGCGGGAGCAGGAGCAGACCGGCCGCGAGGGCGAGCGCCCCGATTCCCCGCCGCCCTCGGGGGA
Encoded proteins:
- a CDS encoding nucleoside hydrolase, with translation MTLPRGRRGIGALALAAGLLLLPLPSASPTAAAESRIKVLADQDSAGPHGTNFLSLLMLLNAPQVDLLGITTVSGDQWVEPSTVFALHAVELAGRSDVPVVKGAERPLLRTGRELELREALYGTFPNWRGTYNPGTPPPERVWEPPGGYPETEPHPGRAAEFIIETVRAHPGELVLYFAGPLTNLALAVRMDPGIVPLTRALYVMGASTGGGFELNWWWDPEAAAIVMREPWKEIVVTPGELGFKVLSHPELMRRVVAAGGPFTEHVQSLYLDYEPLPNLSQWSAMWDEVAVAALIDPSIVTETQTMWLDVDITHGPKYGHTVVWTRPEEVPTFFMAYSGPEGLDREAWADLLEPPAHLRAATVQREVDIARFEELFVQLMSHR